Proteins encoded in a region of the Acidobacteriota bacterium genome:
- a CDS encoding peroxiredoxin, protein MRIGKIAHDFTLADDDGNDWTLCDHRGRVVVLIFYPADNSPVCTAQLCSVRDHWSEYQATGAEVVGISTDSVASHKGFAEKNELPLRLLSDTDRKVSALYGMKSWLPGRSARGVVVIDREGRIAHHKVETLSLFRPADEDVLTAIRNA, encoded by the coding sequence ATGAGGATAGGAAAAATTGCACATGATTTCACGCTGGCGGACGATGACGGAAACGACTGGACGCTCTGCGATCATCGCGGGCGGGTTGTTGTGCTGATATTTTATCCGGCGGATAATTCGCCGGTCTGCACGGCGCAGCTTTGCTCGGTACGCGATCATTGGTCGGAGTATCAGGCGACGGGTGCTGAGGTTGTCGGCATCTCGACCGATTCGGTCGCCTCGCACAAGGGCTTTGCTGAAAAGAACGAGCTGCCGCTCCGGCTGCTCTCCGACACTGACCGGAAGGTCTCGGCGCTTTACGGGATGAAAAGTTGGCTGCCCGGCCGCTCCGCCCGCGGCGTCGTCGTCATCGACCGCGAAGGCCGCATCGCCCACCACAAGGTCGAGACCCTCAGCCTCTTCCGCCCCGCCGACGAAGACGTCCTCACCGCCATCCGCAACGCCTAG
- a CDS encoding helix-turn-helix domain-containing protein, with the protein MKQEGEMIREAVERYGRGGVSMRELARIYRVSVSTVHRWIRGREAGSGPIRGRGRLPGRLGRLR; encoded by the coding sequence ATGAAACAAGAAGGAGAGATGATAAGAGAGGCAGTTGAGAGGTACGGGAGAGGGGGTGTGTCGATGCGGGAACTGGCGAGGATATACCGGGTTTCGGTGTCGACTGTACATAGGTGGATAAGGGGTCGTGAGGCCGGGAGCGGGCCGATTCGGGGCCGGGGTCGTCTGCCGGGTCGTCTGGGTCGGCTGAGGTGA
- a CDS encoding IS3 family transposase, whose translation MRKVVESGRGRSLDEACRLLGYTRQAYYKGKRRVEKRAFEAEIVLQEVGRLRKEQKRIGVRKLHHMMSGFAREHSVEIGRDALYDLLREHSMLVRKRRRRSPRTTFSGLWMKSFPNLAKGFEPTRCNQLWVSDITYIRVREGFAYLSLITDAYSRKIVGYCLSEDLTARGPAAALRMALRDNPEREGLIHHSDRGLQYYSSRDMKLIGKQDPGLDERKERPAGERHCRTRQRHSQTGTAPDKLQELLRGGPAGRPGGQYLQPPEAASVDRYAHPGRGPCQDRRAQETLEEILSGQNFSLSGRGLRVKLKTNIRR comes from the coding sequence GTGAGGAAAGTGGTAGAGAGCGGCAGGGGGAGAAGCCTGGACGAGGCCTGCCGGCTGCTTGGCTATACGAGACAGGCATATTACAAGGGGAAACGGCGAGTGGAGAAGAGGGCGTTCGAAGCCGAGATCGTGCTGCAGGAGGTAGGAAGGCTGAGAAAGGAGCAAAAGCGGATCGGGGTAAGAAAGCTGCATCACATGATGAGCGGGTTTGCCCGCGAGCACTCGGTAGAGATCGGCCGCGACGCTTTGTACGATCTCTTGCGGGAGCATTCGATGCTGGTCCGCAAGAGACGGAGGCGAAGTCCGAGAACAACGTTTTCGGGCCTCTGGATGAAGAGCTTCCCGAATCTTGCAAAGGGCTTCGAGCCGACCCGCTGCAATCAATTGTGGGTCAGCGATATCACTTATATCAGGGTCCGGGAAGGGTTTGCTTATCTGAGCCTGATCACGGACGCGTATTCGCGAAAGATAGTCGGCTACTGCCTCAGCGAGGACCTGACGGCCAGAGGGCCGGCGGCGGCACTGCGGATGGCACTCAGGGACAACCCGGAACGCGAAGGCTTGATACACCACTCGGACCGTGGGCTGCAATACTACAGCTCGCGGGACATGAAGCTGATCGGGAAACAAGATCCGGGTCTCGATGAGCGAAAAGAGCGACCCGCTGGAGAACGCCATTGCCGAACGCGTCAACGGCATTCTCAAACAGGAACTGCTCCGGACAAGCTTCAAGAGCTTCTCCGAGGCGGCCCGGCAGGTCGGCCAGGCGGTCAATACCTACAACCACCTGAGGCCGCATCTGTCGATCGATATGCTCACCCCGGCCGAGGCCCATGCCAGGACCGGCGAGCTCAGGAAACGCTGGAAGAAATACTATCCGGCCAAAACTTTTCACTCTCAGGCCGCGGCCTGAGAGTGAAACTCAAAACCAATATAAGGAGATGA
- a CDS encoding Fe(2+)-trafficking protein, with amino-acid sequence MALFGDKFKCARCGQKGEPLGYAPIPTELGQKIGAETCGDCWKEWLQKQNQLINHFGIDVSNPDSHEFLFDQMKIFFFNEGVELAQIDTSKEGSVNW; translated from the coding sequence ATGGCTTTATTTGGTGACAAGTTCAAATGTGCCCGCTGCGGGCAGAAGGGCGAACCGCTCGGCTATGCGCCGATCCCGACCGAACTCGGGCAAAAGATCGGTGCCGAAACCTGCGGCGATTGTTGGAAAGAGTGGCTGCAAAAGCAGAACCAGCTTATCAACCACTTCGGCATCGACGTCTCAAACCCGGACTCGCACGAGTTTCTCTTCGACCAGATGAAGATCTTTTTCTTCAACGAGGGCGTCGAGCTGGCACAGATCGATACCTCGAAAGAGGGTAGCGTCAACTGGTAG
- a CDS encoding DUF2256 domain-containing protein, translated as MGIQARYNKSNLPEKPCLQCGRPMAWRARWRRNWDAVKYCSERCRRESRRATS; from the coding sequence ATGGGAATACAAGCGCGTTACAACAAATCGAACCTGCCCGAGAAGCCGTGCCTTCAGTGCGGCCGGCCGATGGCCTGGCGGGCCCGCTGGCGGCGCAACTGGGACGCGGTCAAATATTGCTCCGAACGCTGCCGCCGCGAGAGCCGCCGGGCTACCAGTTGA
- a CDS encoding GNAT family N-acetyltransferase has translation MLDETGLINERFNCEFAPAEAMDALWAAGWRHFGQHFFRYNYGIHAGRIMRVLPLRIDLKRFSFSKSQRRNLRRNSGLEVTIGPLDVTAASRNLFERHRLRFTEGRPDRLDDFVPNSLGDSPCIAFQLSVHEGGRLVAESYFDLGERAASSVFAMFDPELTGPGLGIFTLLKEIEHSLDLGLEHFYLGYAYDKESFYDYKKRFRATEYFDWKGDWREFQNE, from the coding sequence GTGCTTGATGAGACCGGCCTGATCAATGAACGCTTCAATTGCGAATTCGCCCCGGCGGAGGCAATGGATGCCCTCTGGGCCGCCGGCTGGCGGCACTTCGGGCAACACTTCTTTCGGTACAACTACGGTATCCACGCCGGCCGCATCATGCGTGTGCTTCCGCTCCGCATCGACCTCAAACGCTTCTCTTTTTCAAAGAGCCAGCGTCGCAACCTTCGACGGAATTCCGGGCTCGAAGTCACGATCGGCCCGCTCGATGTGACGGCGGCGTCACGGAACCTGTTCGAACGCCACCGGCTTCGATTCACAGAAGGCAGGCCGGACAGGCTCGATGATTTCGTTCCGAACTCACTCGGAGATTCTCCTTGCATAGCTTTTCAGCTCAGCGTTCATGAGGGCGGCCGGCTCGTCGCCGAAAGCTACTTCGACCTTGGCGAGCGTGCCGCCTCAAGCGTATTCGCGATGTTCGATCCTGAGCTCACCGGTCCGGGCCTCGGCATCTTCACGCTTCTAAAAGAGATCGAACATTCGCTAGACCTCGGCCTCGAACATTTTTATCTCGGCTATGCCTACGACAAAGAGTCTTTCTACGACTACAAAAAGCGCTTTCGGGCGACCGAGTACTTTGACTGGAAAGGTGATTGGCGGGAGTTTCAAAATGAATGA